A window of Microcystis aeruginosa FD4 contains these coding sequences:
- a CDS encoding Uma2 family endonuclease has protein sequence MVSQVNKTEIIYPESDGKPMADNTKQFHWIVTIKQNLDWLYIDDPQVFVAGDLLWYPVEGQPKIAAAPDTMVVFGRPKGDRGSYKQWQEDNLAPQVVFEILSPSNTSIEMAKKLLFYDRYGVQEYYVYDPDDNSLEAWQRIGDSLDSVSEVNNWGSPRLGIRFDLTDELKIYRPDGTQFLSYSEINQLLEQEKQRAENERQRAENERQRAEQANQQLLEMEAKLQKYRQLFGELPN, from the coding sequence ATGGTTAGTCAAGTTAACAAAACTGAGATTATCTATCCTGAGAGCGATGGTAAACCGATGGCAGATAATACTAAACAATTCCACTGGATAGTAACGATTAAGCAGAATCTCGACTGGTTATATATCGATGATCCCCAGGTATTTGTAGCGGGGGATCTGTTGTGGTATCCTGTGGAAGGCCAGCCGAAAATTGCCGCCGCTCCTGATACGATGGTAGTATTTGGCAGACCGAAAGGCGATCGAGGTTCCTACAAACAATGGCAAGAAGATAATCTTGCTCCTCAAGTCGTCTTTGAGATTCTTTCTCCCAGTAATACCTCCATCGAAATGGCCAAAAAATTGCTATTTTATGATCGCTATGGAGTGCAAGAATACTACGTCTATGATCCCGATGATAATAGTCTAGAAGCTTGGCAGCGAATTGGTGACAGTTTAGACAGTGTTAGTGAGGTTAATAATTGGGGGAGTCCCCGTTTAGGCATTCGTTTTGACTTAACCGACGAGTTAAAAATTTATCGTCCTGATGGCACTCAATTTTTGTCCTACAGCGAAATTAATCAACTACTGGAACAGGAAAAGCAGCGGGCAGAAAATGAACGCCAACGGGCAGAAAATGAACGCCAACGGGCAGAACAGGCTAATCAGCAGTTATTAGAAATGGAGGCAAAACTGCAAAAATATCGTCAACTTTTTGGGGAATTACCTAACTAG
- a CDS encoding ATP-binding cassette domain-containing protein, with product MILELQQVNLAVRRGSAYLLEDITFSVKQGENLAIVGASGAGKTTLLRLLNRLQEPSTGNIYFQGKSIKEIPVISLRQEIVLLLQESKLLGMNVREALAYPLQLKKLNPAEINQRIDRWTSLLKIPEQWFECGELELSLGQRQLVAITRALLLEPSVLLLDEPTSALDTGTASRLLEVLNNQSSMTIIMVNHQLDFLEEFAERVIYLEAGKIRSDCLANQLDWLGLKTQLIDLEKSRQSDHW from the coding sequence TTGATTTTAGAACTACAACAGGTTAATTTAGCGGTAAGACGAGGAAGTGCTTATCTATTAGAAGATATTACTTTTAGCGTCAAGCAAGGAGAAAATTTAGCTATTGTCGGAGCATCTGGGGCTGGAAAAACGACTCTTTTGCGCTTGTTAAATCGTTTGCAAGAACCCAGCACGGGAAATATTTATTTTCAAGGTAAATCGATTAAGGAAATACCAGTTATTTCCCTGCGACAAGAGATAGTTTTATTGCTACAAGAGTCAAAGTTATTAGGAATGAACGTTCGAGAGGCTCTCGCTTATCCTTTGCAATTAAAAAAACTTAACCCTGCTGAAATTAATCAGAGAATTGACCGTTGGACATCCCTATTAAAAATTCCCGAACAGTGGTTTGAATGCGGGGAGTTAGAATTATCTTTAGGACAAAGACAATTAGTGGCAATTACCAGAGCTTTGCTGTTAGAACCAAGCGTACTATTATTAGATGAACCCACCTCTGCTCTAGATACAGGCACGGCCAGCAGGTTATTAGAAGTATTAAATAATCAAAGTTCAATGACGATAATTATGGTCAATCATCAACTGGATTTTTTAGAAGAATTTGCCGAGCGAGTCATTTATCTAGAAGCGGGAAAAATCAGGTCAGATTGCCTCGCCAATCAATTAGATTGGTTAGGGTTAAAAACGCAGTTAATTGACTTAGAAAAATCTCGACAAAGTGACCACTGGTAA